The Vitis riparia cultivar Riparia Gloire de Montpellier isolate 1030 chromosome 3, EGFV_Vit.rip_1.0, whole genome shotgun sequence genome includes a region encoding these proteins:
- the LOC117911105 gene encoding uncharacterized protein LOC117911105 isoform X1, with amino-acid sequence MASSKIITLRSSEGEDFGLDVVAAMELLVIKPMIEELQVIKPMIDNAIPLPNVTSKILAKVIEYCKKHVETPKAEKNAVNDELKGWAADFFKDDRATFFDLIKAADYLHIKSLLDLACQTVVDMTKEMSPAEICEIYVSIKEKSLEKIFERYNIKTGLTLKSSDSEIFDLDVAVATESRKIKRMIRDRRANNAILDLNVTSKSLAKVIEYCKKHAVNDKLEDFVKVDRTTLLDLIKAANYLGIMSLLDLTCQTVADMIKEMSGNEICEIHLLIKERSLEKICKIYNIKTKLTLQSSDGMFFYVDVAVAMESQTIKHMIEDRCADNAIPLPNVTSKILARVIEYCKKHVETPKAEEHAVNDELRAWDADFVKVDQATLFDLILAANYLEIKSLLDLTCQTVADMIRGKTPEEIRKTFLRKHDFTPEEEEEVRRENQWAFE; translated from the exons ATGGCTTCTTCAAAGATAATCACTCTCAGAAGCTCAGAAGGTGAGGACTTCGGCCTCGATGTGGTGGCGGCGATGGAGTTGCTGGTGATCAAGCCCATGATCGAGGAGTTGCAGGTGATCAAGCCCATGATCGACAATGCGATTCCGTTGCCGAACGTCACCAGCAAG ATCCTTGCAAAGGTGATCGAGTACTGCAAGAAGCACGTTGAAACTCCTAAGGCGGAGAAAAACGCCGTCAATGATGAACTCAAGGGCTGGGCTGCTGATTTCTTCAAAGACGATCGGGCCACCTTCTTTGACCTCATCAAG GCCGCAGACTACCTACATATCAAGAGCCTGTTGGATTTGGCCTGCCAAACGGTTGTTGACATGACCAAGGAAATGTCTCCGGCCGAAATTTGCGAGATATACGTCTCGATCAAGGAGAAGTCTCTTGAAAAAATTTTCGAGAGATACAACATCAAGACTGGACTCACTCTCAAAAGCTCAGACAGCGAGATCTTCGACCTCGATGTGGCGGTGGCGACGGAGTCGCGGAAGATCAAGCGCATGATCAGGGACAGACGCGCCAACAATGCGATTCTGGATCTGAACGTCACCAGCAAGAGCCTTGCAAAGGTGATCGAGTACTGCAAGAAGCACGCCGTCAATGATAAACTCGAGGATTTCGTCAAAGTCGATCGGACCACCCTCTTAGACCTCATCAAG GCAGCAAACTATCTAGGTATCATGAGCCTGTTGGATTTGACCTGCCAAACAGTTGCTGACATGATCAAGGAAATGTCTGGGAACGAAATTTGCGAGATTCACTTATTGATCAAGGAAAGGTCTCTTGAAAAAATTTGCAAGATATACAACATCAAGACTAAACTCACTCTCCAAAGCTCTGACGGCATGTTCTTCTACGTCGATGTGGCGGTGGCGATGGAGTCACAGACGATCAAGCACATGATCGAGGACAGATGCGCCGACAATGCGATTCCGTTGCCGAACGTCACCAGCAAGATCCTTGCAAGGGTGATCGAGTACTGCAAGAAGCACGTTGAAACTCCTAAGGCGGAGGAACACGCCGTCAATGATGAACTCAGGGCTTGGGATGCTGATTTCGTGAAAGTCGATCAGGCCACCCTCTTTGACCTCATCTTG GCAGCAAACTATCTAGAAATCAAGAGCCTGTTGGATTTGACCTGCCAAACAGTTGCTGACATGATCAGGGGAAAGACTCCGGAGGAAATTCGCAAGACATTCCTGAGAAAGCATGACTTCACTCCGGAGGAAGAGGAGGAGGTCCGGAGAGAGAACCAATGGGCATTTGAGTAA
- the LOC117911105 gene encoding SKP1-like protein 1A isoform X6: MASSKIITLRSSEGEDFGLDVVAAMELLVIKPMIEELQVIKPMIDNAIPLPNVTSKILAKVIEYCKKHVETPKAEEHAVNDELKAWDADFVKVDQATLFDLILAADYLDIKSLSDLTCQTVANMMKGKTAEEIRKTLNIKNDLTPEEEEEIRRENRWIFD; this comes from the exons ATGGCTTCTTCAAAGATAATCACTCTCAGAAGCTCAGAAGGTGAGGACTTCGGCCTCGATGTGGTGGCGGCGATGGAGTTGCTGGTGATCAAGCCCATGATCGAGGAGTTGCAGGTGATCAAGCCCATGATCGACAATGCGATTCCGTTGCCGAACGTCACCAGCAAGATCCTTGCAAAGGTGATCGAGTACTGCAAGAAGCACGTTGAAACTCCTAAGGCGGAGGAACACGCCGTCAATGATGAACTCAAGGCTTGGGATGCTGATTTCGTCAAAGTCGATCAGGCCACCCTCTTTGACCTCATCTTG GCAGCAGATTATCTAGATATCAAGAGCCTGTCGGATTTGACCTGCCAAACGGTTGCTAACATGATGAAGGGAAAGACTGCGGAGGAAATTCGCAAGACACTCAACATCAAGAATGACCTCACTCCAGAGGAAGAGGAGGAGATCCGGAGAGAGAACCGATGGATATTTGATTAA
- the LOC117911105 gene encoding SKP1-like protein 1A isoform X3 — translation MASSKIITLRSSEGEDFGLDVVAAMELLVIKPMIEELQVIKPMIDNAIPLPNVTSKILAKVIEYCKKHVETPKAEEHAVNDELKAWDADFVKVDQATLFDLILAANYLGIMSLLDLTCQTVADMIKEMSGNEICEIHLLIKERSLEKICKIYNIKTKLTLQSSDGMFFYVDVAVAMESQTIKHMIEDRCADNAIPLPNVTSKILARVIEYCKKHVETPKAEEHAVNDELRAWDADFVKVDQATLFDLILAANYLEIKSLLDLTCQTVADMIRGKTPEEIRKTFLRKHDFTPEEEEEVRRENQWAFE, via the exons ATGGCTTCTTCAAAGATAATCACTCTCAGAAGCTCAGAAGGTGAGGACTTCGGCCTCGATGTGGTGGCGGCGATGGAGTTGCTGGTGATCAAGCCCATGATCGAGGAGTTGCAGGTGATCAAGCCCATGATCGACAATGCGATTCCGTTGCCGAACGTCACCAGCAAGATCCTTGCAAAGGTGATCGAGTACTGCAAGAAGCACGTTGAAACTCCTAAGGCGGAGGAACACGCCGTCAATGATGAACTCAAGGCTTGGGATGCTGATTTCGTCAAAGTCGATCAGGCCACCCTCTTTGACCTCATCTTG GCAGCAAACTATCTAGGTATCATGAGCCTGTTGGATTTGACCTGCCAAACAGTTGCTGACATGATCAAGGAAATGTCTGGGAACGAAATTTGCGAGATTCACTTATTGATCAAGGAAAGGTCTCTTGAAAAAATTTGCAAGATATACAACATCAAGACTAAACTCACTCTCCAAAGCTCTGACGGCATGTTCTTCTACGTCGATGTGGCGGTGGCGATGGAGTCACAGACGATCAAGCACATGATCGAGGACAGATGCGCCGACAATGCGATTCCGTTGCCGAACGTCACCAGCAAGATCCTTGCAAGGGTGATCGAGTACTGCAAGAAGCACGTTGAAACTCCTAAGGCGGAGGAACACGCCGTCAATGATGAACTCAGGGCTTGGGATGCTGATTTCGTGAAAGTCGATCAGGCCACCCTCTTTGACCTCATCTTG GCAGCAAACTATCTAGAAATCAAGAGCCTGTTGGATTTGACCTGCCAAACAGTTGCTGACATGATCAGGGGAAAGACTCCGGAGGAAATTCGCAAGACATTCCTGAGAAAGCATGACTTCACTCCGGAGGAAGAGGAGGAGGTCCGGAGAGAGAACCAATGGGCATTTGAGTAA
- the LOC117911530 gene encoding uncharacterized protein LOC117911530 translates to MERLIYSYSPIPSKVRLKPFSPLSPIPSLPPFDSSRLCFSSFSCTHLKRLNASTPHSSFLCSLAPLLASSSSSSAFQAESPDESVSPPSSLPQIVAGASQQRKAATAGTITLLSALTILLIHPVLAQPAFATFQTAAKTGGPAAATVGGQLIRTELLSSAWTGFFAGCLHTLSGPDHLAALAPLSVGRSRMESAAVGALWGCGHDAGQMIFGLLFLLLKDRLHIEVIRTWGTRVVGFTLLVIGAMGIREASEVPTPCVAVENGECDVGTYEALENPTAKKKKIGFATFATGIVHGLQPDALMMVLPALALPSRLAGAAFLVMFLLGTVVAMASYTVFIGSCSQALKERVPRITEKLTWASSLIAIALGFAILISQFFGFSLY, encoded by the exons ATGGAGCGGTTGATTTACTCCTATTCTCCAATCCCCTCCAAAGTCCGTCTAAAGCccttttctcctctctctcctaTCCCTTCACTTCCTCCATTCGACTCCTCAAGactctgtttttcttccttctcaTGCACCCATCTCAAGCGCCTCAACGCCTCAACGCCCCATTCTTCTTTTCTCTGTTCTTTAGCGCCCTTGCTTGCATCATCCTCGTCTTCCTCGGCTTTCCAGGCTGAGTCACCCGACGAGTCGGTTTCCCCACCCAGTTCTCTCCCACAGATCGTAGCAGGAGCTTCCCAGCAGCGAAAG GCAGCAACTGCTGGGACAATAACACTACTCTCAGCTCTTACCATTCTCTTAATCCACCCAGTTCTTGCACAACCAGCTTTTGCAACTTTCCAAACTGCAGCCAAGACTGGGGGTCCAGCTGCTGCTACAGTAGGGGGACAACTCATCCGGACTGAATTACTAAGTAGTGCTTGGACTGGTTTCTTTGCTGGCTGCTTACACACACTATCAGGGCCTGATCACCTTGCTGCTTTGGCTCCACTCTCAGTTGGCCGTAGCCGCATGGAAAGTGCTGCAGTTGGAGCCCTTTGGGGCTGTGGCCATGATGCTGGTCAGATGATCTTTGGCCTGCTCTTTCTGCTGCTAAAGGACCGCCTCCACATTGAAGTCATCCGAACTTGGGGCACCAGAGTGGTTGGATTTACTCTACTTGTTATTGGAGCCATGGGAATCAGGGAGGCCTCAGAAGTCCCTACTCCATGCGTGGCTGTGGAGAATGGTGAGTGTGATGTTGGTACCTATGAGGCGCTAGAAAACCCTACAgctaagaaaaagaagattggATTTGCAACTTTCGCCACAGGGATCGTCCACGGCCTGCAACCTGATGCACTGATGATGGTCTTGCCTGCACTTGCATTGCCTTCCCGCTTGGCCGGTGCTGCATTTCTGGTAATGTTCTTACTAGGGACTGTAGTTGCAATGGCTAGTTATACTGTATTCATAGGCTCATGTAGTCAGGCTCTAAAAGAAAGGGTCCCTAGAATAACTGAGAAACTCACTTGGGCATCTTCCCTTATAGCAATTGCTCTTGGATTTGCTATTCTCATTAGCCAGTTTTTCGGGTTTAGCTTGTACTGA
- the LOC117911105 gene encoding SKP1-like protein 1A isoform X4, which translates to MASSKIITLRSSEGEDFGLDVVAAMELLVIKPMIEELQVIKPMIDNAIPLPNVTSKILAKVIEYCKKHVETPKAEKNAVNDELKGWAADFFKDDRATFFDLIKAANYLGIMSLLDLTCQTVADMIKEMSGNEICEIHLLIKERSLEKICKIYNIKTKLTLQSSDGMFFYVDVAVAMESQTIKHMIEDRCADNAIPLPNVTSKILARVIEYCKKHVETPKAEEHAVNDELRAWDADFVKVDQATLFDLILAANYLEIKSLLDLTCQTVADMIRGKTPEEIRKTFLRKHDFTPEEEEEVRRENQWAFE; encoded by the exons ATGGCTTCTTCAAAGATAATCACTCTCAGAAGCTCAGAAGGTGAGGACTTCGGCCTCGATGTGGTGGCGGCGATGGAGTTGCTGGTGATCAAGCCCATGATCGAGGAGTTGCAGGTGATCAAGCCCATGATCGACAATGCGATTCCGTTGCCGAACGTCACCAGCAAG ATCCTTGCAAAGGTGATCGAGTACTGCAAGAAGCACGTTGAAACTCCTAAGGCGGAGAAAAACGCCGTCAATGATGAACTCAAGGGCTGGGCTGCTGATTTCTTCAAAGACGATCGGGCCACCTTCTTTGACCTCATCAAG GCAGCAAACTATCTAGGTATCATGAGCCTGTTGGATTTGACCTGCCAAACAGTTGCTGACATGATCAAGGAAATGTCTGGGAACGAAATTTGCGAGATTCACTTATTGATCAAGGAAAGGTCTCTTGAAAAAATTTGCAAGATATACAACATCAAGACTAAACTCACTCTCCAAAGCTCTGACGGCATGTTCTTCTACGTCGATGTGGCGGTGGCGATGGAGTCACAGACGATCAAGCACATGATCGAGGACAGATGCGCCGACAATGCGATTCCGTTGCCGAACGTCACCAGCAAGATCCTTGCAAGGGTGATCGAGTACTGCAAGAAGCACGTTGAAACTCCTAAGGCGGAGGAACACGCCGTCAATGATGAACTCAGGGCTTGGGATGCTGATTTCGTGAAAGTCGATCAGGCCACCCTCTTTGACCTCATCTTG GCAGCAAACTATCTAGAAATCAAGAGCCTGTTGGATTTGACCTGCCAAACAGTTGCTGACATGATCAGGGGAAAGACTCCGGAGGAAATTCGCAAGACATTCCTGAGAAAGCATGACTTCACTCCGGAGGAAGAGGAGGAGGTCCGGAGAGAGAACCAATGGGCATTTGAGTAA